CACCTCCTTGAGCATCTCCATCACTCCTAAGGTATTATCGTAAATTTTCTGCTTCAAGGAAGCTTTGCTCGAAAGTGTTTCGACAATAAGTTCCTTTGCCTCTTTAAGTTTTTTATCAGCCATGGTAGAGATAGATTATTGCTCTAAAGTAAAAAAAAATAGGACCAGTTAGCTCTGGCCCCATTTTTTATTCGTGTTATGCTGATGTTTAGTATGCTCTTGCAAAGATTACCCTGTGGTGGGATGGCTTACCAGTAACCATACACTTACCCTCTTCTTCAGGTGCATTAAGAGGAATACAGCGAATGGTTGCCTTGGTCTCCTCCTTGATTTTCAGCTCGGTTTCGGAGGTTCCGTCCCAGTGAGCGAGAAAGAATCCACCCTTTTCATCAAGTAGCCGTTTGAAATCATCGTAGTTGTCGACGGGAGTAATATTTTCGTTTCTGAACTTGAGCGCTTTTTGGTAAATGTTGTCCTGAATGTCGTTTAATAGCAGCTCCACTTTATCGGC
This Williamwhitmania sp. DNA region includes the following protein-coding sequences:
- a CDS encoding His/Gly/Thr/Pro-type tRNA ligase C-terminal domain-containing protein → KGISVKFDNRDNQKPGFKFAEYELKGVPVRLAMGPRDYQNGTIEVARRDTLTKETIPVEGIADKVELLLNDIQDNIYQKALKFRNENITPVDNYDDFKRLLDEKGGFFLAHWDGTSETELKIKEETKATIRCIPLNAPEEEGKCMVTGKPSHHRVIFARAY